Proteins from a single region of Methanotorris igneus Kol 5:
- a CDS encoding V-type ATP synthase subunit I, whose translation MRPARMNKIRAVILDEKMDSVIRNLHESGLVELYDMSAKLESPEWRAFLAPATSAEYTRQIATLMIKIGRIIDLFKSVKEEEKTSIKELLNPQPPKKKKMSFSSAEEAISYAEKVLSDVDREVSEPSAKLTKLENRKNELNLLKEQVKYLQDFDVDLKCLGVGEFVYIVSGLISKDKLSELEKSLDDVTDGYCEIVKGNVVVSENEEKVPVIIAVLKEYMDNVGAELRKLGFERFEISNVEGTPKELLSKINQELNNITSEIENITSQLRKLAEKWEEELLAVYEVLEIEKERGDAYSLCGRTERTYVLEAWVPQKYAEKAKEIIENAADGYAFVEIAEPDEPEEKIPVLLDNPKPIKPFEILTEMFAPPKYNEVDPTLLIVPGFLMFYGIMLTDAVYGFLLTLVGLFLWKKMGKVSEGAYNLGYILTLAGIATVIAGLVTGGYLGDFLYQFLGFDVYKSGLALVNPLGESAYISEANPLFKMGNITVNNGPMAILIFSIVVGILHLFIGLLVGFLENIKRGNKKDAILNQGLWLFLILAIVVGVAIGNLTIIGAAVVLVILVCMAKGFMNGGIMDALLGAMDITGFLGNVLSYARLLALCLATGGLAMAVNIMAKLLWDSVPAVGIILAILMLLLGHTFNFVMNGLGSFIHSLRLHYVEFFGQFYEGGGKKFTPFKAKREFTTP comes from the coding sequence GTGAGACCCGCAAGAATGAACAAAATAAGAGCGGTGATTTTAGATGAAAAGATGGATAGTGTTATAAGGAATCTTCATGAAAGTGGATTAGTAGAACTTTATGACATGAGTGCAAAACTTGAGAGTCCAGAGTGGAGGGCATTCTTAGCTCCAGCAACGTCAGCAGAGTACACAAGACAAATAGCAACATTGATGATAAAGATTGGGAGAATCATTGACTTATTCAAAAGTGTAAAAGAAGAAGAAAAAACCAGTATTAAAGAATTGTTGAACCCACAACCTCCAAAGAAGAAGAAAATGTCATTCTCATCAGCAGAGGAAGCAATTTCCTATGCAGAGAAAGTTTTGAGTGATGTTGATAGGGAGGTTAGTGAACCTTCAGCAAAATTGACAAAATTGGAAAACAGGAAGAACGAATTGAACTTGTTAAAAGAACAAGTAAAATACTTACAGGACTTTGATGTTGATTTGAAATGTCTTGGAGTTGGTGAGTTTGTATATATTGTATCTGGATTAATCTCAAAAGATAAATTAAGTGAATTAGAAAAATCCTTAGATGATGTTACAGATGGATACTGTGAAATTGTTAAGGGCAATGTTGTTGTAAGTGAAAATGAAGAAAAAGTTCCAGTAATTATTGCAGTGTTAAAAGAGTATATGGACAATGTTGGGGCAGAGTTAAGAAAACTTGGGTTTGAAAGGTTTGAAATAAGCAATGTTGAAGGAACACCAAAAGAACTTCTCTCAAAAATTAATCAAGAACTCAACAACATTACAAGTGAAATAGAAAACATCACCAGTCAATTAAGAAAACTTGCTGAAAAATGGGAAGAAGAATTACTTGCAGTTTATGAGGTATTGGAAATTGAGAAAGAAAGAGGGGATGCATACTCCTTATGTGGAAGAACAGAAAGAACTTATGTTCTTGAAGCATGGGTACCTCAAAAGTATGCTGAGAAGGCAAAGGAAATTATCGAAAATGCAGCAGATGGATATGCATTTGTTGAAATTGCAGAACCAGATGAACCAGAAGAGAAGATACCTGTTTTATTAGACAATCCAAAACCAATAAAGCCATTTGAAATACTTACAGAAATGTTCGCTCCACCAAAATACAATGAAGTTGACCCAACATTGTTAATTGTCCCAGGATTCTTGATGTTTTATGGTATAATGCTTACAGATGCTGTATATGGTTTCTTATTAACATTGGTTGGATTGTTCTTATGGAAAAAAATGGGTAAAGTTAGCGAAGGAGCTTACAATTTAGGTTACATATTAACATTGGCAGGTATCGCAACAGTCATCGCTGGTTTGGTAACTGGAGGTTACTTAGGGGACTTCTTATATCAGTTCCTTGGATTTGACGTATACAAATCAGGTTTGGCATTAGTAAACCCATTGGGAGAGAGTGCATACATAAGTGAAGCAAACCCATTGTTCAAGATGGGTAATATAACAGTCAACAATGGTCCAATGGCAATATTGATATTCTCCATAGTTGTTGGTATATTGCATTTGTTCATTGGATTGCTCGTTGGATTCCTTGAAAACATCAAAAGAGGAAACAAAAAAGATGCAATATTAAACCAAGGACTTTGGTTGTTCTTGATATTGGCTATTGTAGTTGGAGTTGCAATAGGCAATCTAACCATCATTGGAGCAGCTGTTGTATTGGTAATATTGGTATGTATGGCAAAAGGATTTATGAATGGAGGAATAATGGACGCTCTCCTTGGAGCAATGGATATAACAGGATTCTTGGGTAACGTCCTCTCTTACGCAAGGCTTCTGGCGTTGTGTCTTGCTACTGGTGGTTTAGCAATGGCTGTTAACATTATGGCAAAACTTCTCTGGGATAGTGTCCCAGCAGTTGGTATAATATTGGCAATATTGATGCTATTATTAGGACACACATTCAACTTCGTAATGAACGGTTTAGGTTCCTTCATCCACTCACTGAGGTTGCACTACGTAGAGTTCTTTGGTCAGTTCTATGAAGGTGGAGGTAAGAAATTCACGCCATTTAAGGCAAAGAGGGAGTTTACCACTCCATAA
- a CDS encoding ATP synthase subunit K (produces ATP from ADP in the presence of a proton gradient across the membrane; the K subunit is a nonenzymatic component which binds the dimeric form by interacting with the G and E subunits), translated as MVFENPLILGAIGAGLAVGIAGLGSGIGAGITGASGAGVVAEDPNKFGTAIVFQALPQTQGLYGFLVAILILFVFTSAPAWAMLAAGIGTGLAGLSAIGQGIASAAGLGAVAEDDSIFGKAMVFSVLPETQAIYGLLVAILLLVGVFSGPGVQEIAALGAGLAVGFAGLSGIGQGITAAGAIGATARDPDAMGKGLVLAVMPETFAIFGLLIAILIMLGIMF; from the coding sequence ATGGTATTTGAGAATCCATTAATCTTAGGGGCAATTGGAGCAGGTTTAGCAGTTGGTATTGCTGGTTTAGGTTCTGGTATTGGTGCAGGTATAACTGGAGCAAGTGGTGCAGGTGTTGTTGCAGAAGACCCAAATAAATTCGGTACCGCTATAGTCTTCCAAGCACTTCCACAGACACAAGGTTTGTATGGATTCTTAGTTGCAATCTTAATATTGTTCGTCTTTACTAGTGCTCCTGCATGGGCAATGCTCGCAGCTGGTATAGGTACAGGATTAGCTGGACTCTCAGCTATTGGGCAGGGAATTGCATCAGCAGCAGGTTTGGGAGCAGTTGCTGAAGACGACAGCATCTTTGGTAAGGCAATGGTCTTCTCAGTCCTTCCAGAGACACAGGCAATTTATGGTTTATTAGTCGCAATCTTGTTATTAGTTGGAGTCTTCAGTGGTCCTGGAGTACAAGAAATTGCTGCACTTGGTGCTGGTTTGGCAGTTGGTTTCGCAGGTCTCTCTGGTATTGGGCAGGGTATTACTGCTGCTGGAGCTATTGGTGCAACAGCAAGAGACCCAGATGCTATGGGTAAAGGGCTTGTTTTAGCAGTTATGCCAGAGACATTCGCAATCTTTGGTTTGTTGATCGCAATCTTAATCATGCTTGGAATAATGTTCTAA
- a CDS encoding V-type proton ATPase subunit E: MGVEKITSKILDDAKKKADEIIKKAEEEANVILKNAEEEAEKRKNAILKKGEKEAEMTRNRIIAEAKLTAKRMILEEKENIIKAAIDKLREDLVKLPEKPEYKEILAKMIKNGAISLGGGELIVQLNERDMGLVEDEVLWKLEKEIEESTGRVTILKKGEPVKIIGGCIISTADGSKILNNSLEAVFERDMENIRAKVTEILF; encoded by the coding sequence ATGGGTGTAGAAAAAATCACATCCAAAATTTTGGATGATGCAAAAAAGAAGGCGGATGAAATAATTAAAAAAGCAGAAGAGGAAGCAAACGTTATTTTAAAGAATGCAGAGGAAGAAGCTGAAAAAAGAAAAAATGCAATATTGAAGAAGGGAGAAAAAGAAGCAGAAATGACAAGAAACAGAATAATTGCAGAGGCTAAATTAACAGCAAAAAGAATGATCTTAGAAGAAAAAGAGAACATTATAAAAGCGGCAATAGATAAATTGAGAGAAGATTTAGTAAAACTCCCAGAAAAACCAGAATACAAGGAAATATTAGCAAAAATGATTAAAAATGGGGCTATTTCTCTTGGTGGAGGAGAGTTAATTGTCCAATTAAATGAAAGAGATATGGGATTAGTTGAGGACGAAGTTCTTTGGAAGTTAGAAAAAGAGATAGAAGAATCTACAGGAAGGGTTACTATATTGAAGAAAGGAGAACCTGTAAAAATCATTGGTGGATGTATAATAAGCACAGCAGACGGATCAAAGATTTTAAACAACAGTTTGGAGGCAGTATTCGAGAGAGACATGGAAAATATAAGAGCAAAAGTTACAGAGATATTATTCTAA
- a CDS encoding V-type ATP synthase subunit C translates to MDITAIAQFMNMPFDTFMILLILASIVIFLVIIVYILKYVIDLAPFAYTNARIRSMEARLLSEDKLNELIEAGGINELIGFLDDTEYGPYISEVMNELNDPIAIEKALNMHLADVYQTLSNISPDEAKKTLNLLAKKFDIKNIKTLLRAKFVGLNEEETFKLLIPLGTIPVNKLRELSETKSVDEVVSGLEGTEYAPVLSEALAKFEQTGNLLPLELALDKYLLEKLWKTVGIEGKEKDLFKEFVGRMVDIESIKVILRGKADKLPSDVLSEYLVNIGYELAPWKLKELADADSIEGVVSSLEGTVYAQILADAMEEYEKTKSVYAFEKALDKYLVELGKKLSLRKPFGVGPIIGFITAKELEIRNLKIIIKGKLENLPPNQIRTLIA, encoded by the coding sequence ATGGATATAACGGCGATAGCCCAATTTATGAATATGCCCTTTGATACATTTATGATACTGTTAATATTGGCGAGCATTGTTATATTTTTGGTTATAATTGTATACATATTGAAGTATGTCATTGATTTAGCTCCATTTGCATACACCAACGCGAGAATTAGAAGTATGGAAGCAAGGTTATTGAGTGAAGATAAGTTAAACGAATTAATTGAAGCTGGAGGAATAAATGAATTGATTGGATTTTTAGATGACACTGAATATGGGCCATACATTAGCGAAGTGATGAATGAATTAAATGACCCGATTGCAATTGAAAAGGCATTAAATATGCATCTTGCAGATGTTTATCAAACATTATCAAATATCTCCCCAGATGAAGCAAAGAAAACATTAAACTTATTGGCAAAAAAATTTGACATAAAAAACATAAAGACATTATTGAGAGCAAAATTCGTTGGTTTAAATGAGGAAGAAACATTTAAATTGCTCATACCTTTAGGAACCATCCCCGTTAATAAGTTAAGGGAGTTAAGTGAAACAAAAAGTGTAGATGAGGTAGTAAGTGGTTTAGAAGGCACAGAATATGCTCCTGTATTGAGTGAGGCATTGGCAAAATTCGAGCAAACAGGAAACTTGTTGCCACTTGAATTGGCATTGGATAAATATTTACTTGAAAAATTGTGGAAAACAGTTGGCATTGAAGGTAAAGAAAAAGATCTCTTCAAAGAATTTGTTGGAAGAATGGTCGATATTGAAAGTATAAAGGTAATATTAAGAGGAAAAGCTGACAAATTGCCATCAGACGTGCTCTCAGAGTATCTTGTAAACATTGGATATGAACTTGCACCTTGGAAGTTGAAAGAATTGGCTGATGCTGATAGTATTGAAGGTGTTGTAAGTTCATTGGAAGGAACAGTATATGCTCAAATATTAGCAGATGCAATGGAAGAATACGAAAAAACAAAATCAGTCTATGCATTTGAAAAAGCACTTGACAAATATCTTGTTGAATTAGGTAAAAAGTTATCATTAAGAAAACCATTTGGAGTAGGACCAATCATTGGATTCATTACTGCAAAAGAGTTGGAAATTAGAAACTTGAAGATAATAATAAAAGGAAAACTTGAGAATCTTCCACCAAACCAAATAAGAACATTAATTGCCTAA